The following DNA comes from Myxococcales bacterium.
CGCAGGTGTTCCGCGGCCTCGCGGAGCTGCGTCAGAATGGCGACGCGCGGGCCGGCATCGCCCGGGAGCTCGCCACGCTCGTCACTCGTCTGCCGCAGGCGCTCAGATCGGGACCCGACGCGCTCGACTGGGAGAGCCCCGCGGGCATGGAGGCCCTGCTGGAGGACGTCGAACAGCTGCTCTTGCCGCGCCTCTCCGGGGGAGACGAGGGGTGAGGCTGCTCGAGCTCGGACTCCTGCGTTACGGCGGCTTCACCGACGCGCGCCTCGATCTGTCCGCTCCCGGGCTGCACATCATCTTTGGGCGAAACGAAGCGGGCAAGAGCACCGCGCTCCGGGGCATCACCGCGCTCTTGTACGGCGTGCCGCACTCCACACCCGACACGTATCTTCACGACTCGCTCTCGCTGTCGGGCGTCGTATGCGCCGCCGACGGAACCGAGCTTCGCTTCGAGCGGCGCAAGGGACGCAAGAACACACTCCTCGCACCGGATGGTACTCCGCTCGACGAGAGAACCCTCTCGCACTGGCTCGGTGGCGTCGGCCGGTCGGTGTTCGAGACGGCGTTCGGCTTGGACCACGCGCGCTTGCGCCAGGGTGGGGAGCTCTTGGCGACCGGGGGTGGCGACGTTGGCCAGAGCCTGTTCGACGCGGGCATCGGCGGGGGCAGCGTCAAGCGGGTGCTCGATGAGCTGGGCAAGGAAGCGGAGGCGCTGTTCAAGGCCAGCCAGAACGCCCGCTCGCCGGAGATCAACGCGGCGCTGCGGCTGCACGCGGAACAGGTCAAAGCGGTTCGCACTGCGGCGACGCGCCCCGAGGCCTGGCCGGAGCAGCAGAAAGCTCTGGCGCGCGCGGGGGCGGAGCTGGCCGCGATCGAAGCGCGGCGGACCGAGATCCGGCAGAGGTTGTCCGCGGCACAAGAGCTGGTGGAGGTGCTGCCGCTGATCGGGAGACGCGAGGCGGCTCGGGCGGAGCTGGCCGCCGTGGCGGACGCTCCACTCTTGCCGGATGACGCGACCGTGCGCCGCATCGAAGCGGAGAAGACGCTGCTGCTCGCCGAGCGCGAAGAGCGGCAGATCGCTGCCGAGCTCGCGGAGGTCGACCGCGAGCTGTCGGAGCTCTCGATCCCGGAGAGTCTGCTCGCGCTCTCGGACACGGTGGTCGATGCGCTGCAGGCGCGACTCGGTGAGTATCGGGGGCACCAGACGGATCTGGTCAAGCGTCGAGCCGAGCTCGGAGCCTCCGAGGCACTCGTGGCTCGGCACCTGGCGGCTCTCGGCCGATCCATCGCGGACGACCCGCGTGCCCTGCTGCCGAGTCGGCCGCTGGTGGCACGGCTCAAGACGCTGGTGGCCGATCGCACCCGCCTGGCGGTCGAGGCCGAACAAGCGGAAAAACTCAGCGCGACCGAGCGCGCGCGGGTCGAGGAGCTGGAGGCCGAGCTCGGGCTCGCGCCGCGGGAAATCGCTGAGCTCGGCGTCGCGCCCGAGCACTTCGATGCAGTCTTGCCCAGTCGCGAGGCAATCGAGGATTTTGCGGATCGCTTCGCCGCGGCGGCTCGGGTCCGCGAGCGGCTCGATGAGCGCCGTGCCGCGCTCGACGGCGAGCGGACGCGGGCTGAAGAAGAGCTTCGGGCGCTACAGCTGGCGGGGGATGTCCCAACGGAGGCGGAGCTGGCGAGAGTTCGTGCCCAGCGGGATGGGCATTTCTCCGAGCTGCGTCAGGCGCTCGAAGCCGGAACGGCGGGCGCCGACAGTCCGGTCCTCCAGGCGCTGGCCGCTGCGGAGCGACGCGCCGACGAGACCGCCGACCGTTTGCGTCGCGAAGCAACCCGGGTGCTCAACTTCGCGTCGCTGGAGGCAAAAATCGCACGAGCTCGGGATGCGTCCAGCAGCCTTCAGGCGGAGCAGGCGGAGGTCGATGCGCGAGCGGCAACGCTCCAGACCGCCTGGCGCGAGCTGTTTGCTGCGCTGGGGCTCGAGGCGCAGTCGCCGCGGGAGATGCGAGGTTTGCTCGAGCGCTGGCAGCACGCGAGGGAGAAGCTGCGCGGCATCGAGCTGGCACTCGCGCGCGCGCGCGTGCTCCGCTCATCACTCGAGGCCGCCGCCGCAGAAATCCGCGCGAGCTCCCAAGCCTGGCAGGCCCGCTGGGCCGAGGCAGTGAGCCAGCTCGGGTTGGGGGCGGACGCGAGCCCCGCGGAAGCGGACGAAGTGCAGACGGCGCTCGACGAGGTGCGGGTCGAGCTCGACAAGAGTGATTCGTTCCGGCATCGCATTGCTGGCATGGAGCAGACGTCGGCCGGGTTCGAGCGCGACGTGCTCGAGCTGGTCACGGCTCACGCGCCCGAGCTTTCGGAGCTCGGCGTCGAGCGGGCGGCGGCGGAGTTGATCTCACGCCACCGGAGCGCGCGGCAGGCCCAGCGTCGCCGCGAAGACCTGAGCGCACGCCGCACCCGCGCCGGCGCGCGCACGGTCGAGCTCGAGCTGGGTCGCGCCGCAGAACAGCGCGAGTTGTCGGCACTCATGGCGCAGGCGGGCGTGAACGACAGCAAACTCCTGGCGGAGGCCGAGGCCCGCTCTACGTCGCGCCGCGCCGCCGAGCGGGAAATCGTCGAGGTCGAGCGCTCTCTGTTCGAGAGCTGCGGCAGTACTCCGCTGGAAGAGATCCGGGAGCGTGCCCTCGGTGTCAGTCTGCACGAGGCCCGCGCCCGCGCCGTCGCGCTCGAAGAAATGTTGCTGGAGCTCGACGCCGAACGAGACTCGGCCCGCGACACAGAGCGCGCCGCCGCCCTCGGTCTCGAGCGCTTCGATGGCAACAGCGCGGCCGCGGACAACCAAGCCGAGGCCGAAGCCACGCTGGCAAAGATCCGCAGCGCTGCCGAGCGCTGGGCCCGCGTGAGGACTGCGGAGCTGGTGCTGCGCAACGAGATCGAGCGTTACCGCGCCACGCACCAGGGTCCGCTGCTCGAGCGAACCAACCAGATTTTTCCTCGGCTCACCCTGGGGGCTCATGCAGAGGTGAGGGTCGATCTCGATGCCGAGCCACCAGCCCTGATGGCCGTTTCGCACGAGGGAGTGAAGGTGCCGATCGCTCGGCTCAGCGACGGCGCGTGTGATCAGCTCTACCTGGCGCTCCGCCTCGCGAGCGTG
Coding sequences within:
- a CDS encoding AAA family ATPase; its protein translation is MRLLELGLLRYGGFTDARLDLSAPGLHIIFGRNEAGKSTALRGITALLYGVPHSTPDTYLHDSLSLSGVVCAADGTELRFERRKGRKNTLLAPDGTPLDERTLSHWLGGVGRSVFETAFGLDHARLRQGGELLATGGGDVGQSLFDAGIGGGSVKRVLDELGKEAEALFKASQNARSPEINAALRLHAEQVKAVRTAATRPEAWPEQQKALARAGAELAAIEARRTEIRQRLSAAQELVEVLPLIGRREAARAELAAVADAPLLPDDATVRRIEAEKTLLLAEREERQIAAELAEVDRELSELSIPESLLALSDTVVDALQARLGEYRGHQTDLVKRRAELGASEALVARHLAALGRSIADDPRALLPSRPLVARLKTLVADRTRLAVEAEQAEKLSATERARVEELEAELGLAPREIAELGVAPEHFDAVLPSREAIEDFADRFAAAARVRERLDERRAALDGERTRAEEELRALQLAGDVPTEAELARVRAQRDGHFSELRQALEAGTAGADSPVLQALAAAERRADETADRLRREATRVLNFASLEAKIARARDASSSLQAEQAEVDARAATLQTAWRELFAALGLEAQSPREMRGLLERWQHAREKLRGIELALARARVLRSSLEAAAAEIRASSQAWQARWAEAVSQLGLGADASPAEADEVQTALDEVRVELDKSDSFRHRIAGMEQTSAGFERDVLELVTAHAPELSELGVERAAAELISRHRSARQAQRRREDLSARRTRAGARTVELELGRAAEQRELSALMAQAGVNDSKLLAEAEARSTSRRAAEREIVEVERSLFESCGSTPLEEIRERALGVSLHEARARAVALEEMLLELDAERDSARDTERAAALGLERFDGNSAAADNQAEAEATLAKIRSAAERWARVRTAELVLRNEIERYRATHQGPLLERTNQIFPRLTLGAHAEVRVDLDAEPPALMAVSHEGVKVPIARLSDGACDQLYLALRLASVEHYARSNEPLPLILDDVLINFDEERARAALGVLAEIAASMQILLFTHHEHVVLAAEQTLGADAVNVHVLSRGEAPARRSPAPHPTV